A single bacterium DNA region contains:
- a CDS encoding flavin reductase family protein has translation MKLDLNNWYKVLAPRPTVLVATVNEKGISNAAPFSFVMPVSMKPALVAFSSAHKRHTLANIRLVRDFTINIPGKELLNQVWKCAESLSEGVSEIKESNLTEVKLDGIKSPGIKECYAIFSCKLFKEISAGDHVLVIGEVIGAEIRADVFENKKFDSHAASPLMHIGADEFSLPGEKLIAG, from the coding sequence GTGAAACTAGATTTAAATAACTGGTACAAAGTCTTAGCACCCAGACCTACAGTATTAGTAGCAACGGTTAATGAGAAGGGGATTTCAAATGCTGCACCGTTTAGTTTTGTCATGCCAGTCTCAATGAAGCCGGCTTTAGTTGCCTTTAGCTCTGCACATAAACGGCATACATTGGCTAATATCCGTCTAGTCAGAGATTTTACAATCAATATCCCTGGGAAAGAACTGCTGAATCAGGTCTGGAAGTGTGCGGAGAGTCTTTCTGAAGGAGTAAGTGAAATAAAAGAGTCTAACTTGACAGAAGTTAAGCTGGACGGAATAAAATCTCCTGGAATAAAAGAGTGCTATGCAATATTTAGCTGTAAACTTTTTAAAGAAATTTCAGCTGGTGACCATGTACTGGTAATCGGAGAAGTAATCGGAGCAGAGATAAGGGCAGATGTCTTTGAAAACAAAAAGTTCGATTCCCATGCAGCAAGTCCACTCATGCATATCGGAGCAGATGAATTTTCACTGCCCGGAGAAAAACTCATAGCTGGATAA